In Nasonia vitripennis strain AsymCx chromosome 2, Nvit_psr_1.1, whole genome shotgun sequence, a genomic segment contains:
- the LOC100123868 gene encoding transmembrane protein 120 homolog, whose amino-acid sequence MNTDVESCLKDWNDLQNDYKELEALNRTYLAKLEEVGELQKKCQNGISHQKYRMGVIKKSLKHLHASETRQMLDKDMQRREQQIHEMEQTLPKANGTYLSIILGSVNVSILNKNDKFKYKDEYEKFKLVLSVIGFILSVINLFTNYRTLELSFMFLLVWYYCTLTIRESILKVNGSRIKGWWRFHHFLSTVVSGVLLVWPNTGPWYAFRGQFMWFNVYISVVQYLQFRYQRGVLYRLKALGERHNMDITIEGFHSWMWRGLSFLLPFLFFGYFFQLYNAYTLLKLTWHPEATWHVPVLSAMFLVLFLGNMTTTIMVIPQKLRSRVMDTFSSGFNYKPASKKEEMTEDKEKVEEKEKPNENDIKATKSD is encoded by the exons ATGAATACCGACGTGGAGAGCTGTCTCAAGGACTGGAATGACCTGCAGAATGACTACAAGGAACTCGAG gcGTTAAACAGAACATACTTGGCCAAGTTGGAGGAGGTAGGAGAGCTGCAGAAAAAATGCCAGAATGGAATATCACATCAGAAGTATCGCATGGGAGTCATAAAAAAGTCCTTGAAACA TCTTCATGCGAGCGAGACCAGGCAAATGTTGGACAAAGACATGCAGAGGAGAGAGCAGCAAATTCACGAGATGGAGCAAACGTTGccaaaagcaaatggaacgtATCTTTCTATAATACTAGGTAGCGTTAATGTCTCGATATTGAACAAAAATGATAA GTTTAAGTACAAAGATgaatatgaaaaattcaagcttGTTTTATCTGTGATTGGATTCATCCTCTcagtaattaatttatttacaaattacAG AACATTGGAGCTGAGCTTCATGTTTCTGCTAGTCTGGTATTATTGTACTCTGACGATACGAGAAAGCATACTTAAAGTTAATGGATCAAGAATCAAAGGCTGGTGGAGATTTCACCATTTCCTGTCTACTGTAGTATCTGGTGTACTATTAGTCTGGCCAAATACTGGGCCATGGTATGCATTCCGAGGACAATTCATGTGGTTCAATGTTTACATAA GTGTAGTTCAGTATCTGCAATTCCGTTATCAGCGCGGTGTGCTCTATCGTCTGAAAGCGCTGGGTGAACGGCACAATATGGACATCACGATCGAAGGCTTTCATTCGTGGATGTGGCGAGGATTATCCTTCCTCTTGCCTTTCCTTTTCTTTGGCTACTTTTTCCAGCTCTACAATGCCTACACGCTTCTGAAACTCACCTGGCATCCGGAAGCGACTTGGCATGTTCCGGTGCTAAGCGCGATGTTCCTGGTACTATTTTTGGGTAACATGACGACAACGATAATGGTGATACCACAAAAGCTCCGAAGTAGAGTGATGGATACCTTTAGTTCTGGCTTCAATTACAAGCCTGCTTCTAAGAAAGAAGAGATGACGGAAGACAAGGAGAAAgtggaagagaaagagaagcctAATGAGAATGATATAAAGGCGACTAAAAGTGATTGA